ggATAGAGTGATTAATAAAGATTAGAAAGGTTAGACAGGTTAGATAGGTTagtgaagatgaagaaggagGAAAgcaaagatgaaaagaggataaaaaaaaagatagtgaaaaaaaaaatattaggACGATAGTTTAGTTAAAACATTGTTAGTACATAGTTAGTAGATAGCTAGGATCACAGGGAGAAgcaattggaaaaaaaaagacttgAGATGCTGTAGATAGATAGAGGCGAGTAGAGTTGGATGTGAGGGAGACATCAAGCTCATAAGTTGGAGGACTTTTGAATGGACTAACACCTGAATGTCAATTCAAATTCACTTTGTTGGCCATTACATTCACCTCGTTGGTCCATTCACATTCTAGCTTCAAGTGGTAAACGTACTGCCTGATGCTGGAGATAGCTTGTCAtgaggaggaggaggatGATGCATACCTTTCCAAAAGTAGCGTAGAACGTGCAGAAATCGTTGGACGTGTAAGAATTAACTTTGAATCCATTGTACCTTGGTCCCACATCAGGTGGCGACAAGAAGGAAGCGAAATGAAgagaaatgaagaaaaataagagGATGGGAAATGAAAGGAAGCGAAGcgaaatgaaatgaaatcaATTTTAGGAAAAGTAAATGATAAGCCATGACACCAAGAAATCCTAGTAATTATGATTCCCTCTTCGACTCATCGATTTTCTCATCCActcttttttcatcttccttGTACCACTCGGCATTCGATTGTTCGTTCGGTATTTCCTTCACCATTCAGCCGCCCATAGAGTACATAGTGCTATCAAAGCCTTGTTTCTTTGCAATCACTCCCCTCCTTACACTACGATGCAATGGCATAGCATGGCATGACAGCCTAGACATGACAATCTGGGTCAGTACCGTTACATCCCTTCCCATCTCTCACTGTCTCATTgtctctctctctctctctcaTGCCTTTCCAAGTCTGTTCTACTCTGCTCTTGTCTTGTCTTGTCTTTCTCTCCTCTGTCTCGCATTCACACCCCGCATACCCTTTCATCTCCACAGTGTAGTTTGTAGCTACTTTGGTAGAGAGTGTTTGTCTCCTCTCTTTCCTTCTCCATACTTCACTTGTCATAATGGGTGATTTTGGGATGGAACGTGTGTGTCGGCCTACTTTCCCATCATCTTCGCATCCTTGGCGCTTCCATCCATGCGTCGTTACTTGTCCGTTCGGTAAAACTGTCAGCAAGGCAATTTTGTGGAGTATAACAAAAGATGGGGTATGGGAGAGTGTTCCCATTTGTATTGTCAAATTTTAGCTACTCCGACGTGCGCCAATCAGAATGCGTGTCTCCAAGCGCAAGAGTGGGCATTTCTGCGTTCCCCTCTTATTACACCCTACTTCATACACTTAACCCCGCATCCAAGGTATGGGCAAGATGGGACGTTTGTTGGTATATATTATAACTGCAAACCCGGTCTTTTCCTTCGTCCAACAATCGGTTTTATCCATCTCTACACTACATTACCTTCCTTATCATCGTTAATTCCTTTGTCAGGTCTTGCGTCCAACTTTAGCTGTCTGTGTGTATCTTTCTCCCTTCAGCGATTGTTAGTAAGTTAATTCCCTTTCAACctttgtgttttttttaaaaactcttttttttttcacatTCCCATCTCGATTGCTTTATTTTGCTTCGAGTAGTTTGTGTTTTGTGCCTTTTTCGATTTGTAAGGAATCGTTCATCTTCCAAATTTCCATTCATTCTCTCTCATTCCTTTTGTTTGAGTCTTGTATTTTGCGTATTCGCTCTCCCTCTCTATATACCCTTCTCTTAAACTCATCTgtcgtttctttttttttttgcctTTTTAATTCCAaacatcttttttaaaagaaaaaaaaagaaatcttaTACcctttttaagaaaaacaaacaagcaagcaagcaaaaatactttactagcttgttcaaaaaatttctttttcactGTTGCGTTATAACGATAGTTAAACTTCGGTTTCGGTTCTATTTTGGGCTTTTGTCTTGTCATTGAAAGCTTTTTGTTGTCTTTTAACCCTATTTACAATCAAACCctttatatctttttttattaatttttctccTTCCATTATATTACCCTTTTAATcgtaattttcaaaaatgggaaaaaatttgaccATTGTCATGTTGGTCTTCGTGTCCATGGCCGGATGGATGTTTGGCGCCGATACCGGTTCCATTGGTGGTATCACCAACATGAGAGATTTCCAATCTCGTTTCGCAGATCGGTATAATCCGGTAACAGATTCGTATTCGTATTCTTCGGCGCGGCAAGGTCTAATTACTGGTATGGTTAACGTTGGTTCTTTCTTTGGTTGTTTCCTTTCTTCCCCTCTTATGGATCGCATTGGTAAGCGTACCTCTATTATGTTTTGGactattgtttatttgattGGTATTATTCTTCAAGTTACCGCTGTCCCATCTTGGGTCCAAATCATGGTTGCTAAGATTTGGACTGGTCTTTCCATTGGCGCCTTGTCTGTGCTTGCCCCCGGTTTCCAATCTGAGGTTGCTCCCGCCGATCTTCGTGGTACCATTGTCACCACCTATCAATTGGCTGTCACTGGTGGTATTTTCATTGCCGCTTGTATCAACATGGGTACTCACAAGTTGCACAAGACTGCTCAATGGCGTGTATCCATGGGTATTAACTTGCTTTGGGGTATCATCACCTTCATCGGTATTTCTTTCCTTCCTGAATCCCCTCGTTATTTGATCTCTGTTGGTAGAGATGAAGAGGCTCTTCAAATTATGGCCAAGAACAACGATCTTCCTATCGAACACGAAGTTATCCAAACGGAATACCATGTTATTAAGTCTGATTGTGAAGCTGAATTGGCTGGTGGTCCCGCTACTTGGCCCGAAATTTTTGGTCCCGACATTCGTTATCGTACCTTCCTTGGTCTTGGTGTCATGTCTCTTCAACAACTTACCGGTGATAACTACTACTTCTACTATGGTTTCGAGGTGTTTGAGGGTACTGGTATGAACTCTCCTTATCTTTCTGCTTTGATTCTTGATGCCGTTAACTTTGGATGTACGTTTGGTGGTCTTTTCGTCCTAGAGTTCTTTGGTCGTCGTATGCCATTGATTATTGGTGCTCTTTGGCAATCCATtactttcttcatttaCGCAGCTGTTGGTAATCGTGCTCTTACTCGTAAGAATGGTACCTCAAACCATCGTGCCGGTGCCGTTATGATTGTGTTCTCAtgtcttttcattttcagttTTGCTCAAACTTGGGGTCCTGCCGCATACGTTATCGTTGGTGAATCGTATCCCATTCGTTATCGTTCCAAGTGTGCTGCCGTCGCTACCACTGGTAACTGGTTGTGGGGTTTccttatttcctttttcacTCCCTTCATTACCAACTCCATTGGATTCAAGTATGGTTACATTTTCGCTGCTTGTAACTTGTGTGCTGcttgtattattttcttgtttgCTCATGAAACCAAAGGTCTTACCTTGGAAGAGATTAACGAACTATATATCTCTGGTGCTAAGCCCTGGATGCCTAGACCTAAGAACCTTGGTAACTTCACCAAGCAACAAGAAGAGGTTCGTGAAAAATCCCGTGGTGTTCAAGGCGAAAGTGCCGCTCATCTTGAAAACGTTGACGGTGAGGAAGGTATTGAGGACTCTAGCAATGACATTAGTTCCACAACATCTTCGGATGGCCGTGCCAAGCCCGAATCTAGCTACCACGATCAGGAAGAACAATTCGCATAGATTGCTGATTGATAACaacaatatttataaaaagcTTAAAATGCGCTTATTTTAAGCTTAATGTTTGTCGTGGTTCGTTGATTCCTgttgttgttttttattatatccCTGAAAATTTCTGATGTTTGTTAGGAGTAGCGGtggcattttttaaagattggAACTAATTTATTCTTGTCTCACTCGCTGCATTTGGAAGATAAATGAATGAATACCCAGAAAGGCATACGGAAAGTTTTTGTCTCATCATTTCatgctttaaatttaatgttggtttggatttatttaattttcctAGCTTTAGTCGATTGTGGCTCTTAATAAGTGAAATGAGCTTTGGATTTCTTAAAAGTCTCTTTTCCCTTGCTGtctttttacaatttattCCAATGGTCGTTACTGTATTGAATATATAATATGTTTTTCcaagtttttgtttaacaaaaaaatattttttttgcatcttCTTATCCTATACTTACCTTTTGTGTTGTAAATTTATCGTCATCGTTAGaggataaaaaagtttccaaaacagtataaatatatatatatacataaatACAGGTAAATGGTCTAAATCAGTATGTAAGccaat
Above is a genomic segment from Schizosaccharomyces pombe strain 972h- genome assembly, chromosome: III containing:
- the ght5 gene encoding plasma membrane high-affinity glucose/fructose:proton symporter Ght5, with protein sequence MGKNLTIVMLVFVSMAGWMFGADTGSIGGITNMRDFQSRFADRYNPVTDSYSYSSARQGLITGMVNVGSFFGCFLSSPLMDRIGKRTSIMFWTIVYLIGIILQVTAVPSWVQIMVAKIWTGLSIGALSVLAPGFQSEVAPADLRGTIVTTYQLAVTGGIFIAACINMGTHKLHKTAQWRVSMGINLLWGIITFIGISFLPESPRYLISVGRDEEALQIMAKNNDLPIEHEVIQTEYHVIKSDCEAELAGGPATWPEIFGPDIRYRTFLGLGVMSLQQLTGDNYYFYYGFEVFEGTGMNSPYLSALILDAVNFGCTFGGLFVLEFFGRRMPLIIGALWQSITFFIYAAVGNRALTRKNGTSNHRAGAVMIVFSCLFIFSFAQTWGPAAYVIVGESYPIRYRSKCAAVATTGNWLWGFLISFFTPFITNSIGFKYGYIFAACNLCAACIIFLFAHETKGLTLEEINELYISGAKPWMPRPKNLGNFTKQQEEVREKSRGVQGESAAHLENVDGEEGIEDSSNDISSTTSSDGRAKPESSYHDQEEQFA